ATCGAGCCAACGGGGGGCATTGATGTGGAAAACTTTGGCGTCATACTGCAAACCTGCCTGGAGGCAGGCGTACCACGCGTAATGCCGCATTTATACACCTCAATTATCGACCCACAAACCGGCAATACCCGACCTGAGGATATCGTCCGATTAATGGAGATCGTGAAAGCATTGGTCTGAACCGAATGGCGCTGCGCAGGGTTAGCGCAGCGCCATCGGCATTTTTTAATATTCCCGCTTTATGCTTTTTTCTTCTTATTGATACCTTTTCGTTTTTTAAACCGCAGCGCCCTTCCCGCTATAGTCATTTCATTACTCATCAGGCGGTTATTTCAAAAGGATAAAAACGTGAAATTGACGATACCTCATTTACGGACAGGGGCAGCGGTACTGTTGGCAGGATTGTTGTTGGCCGGTTGCGACCAGCAGAGCAGCGATGCAAAGCACATTAAAGTCGGCGTGATTAACGGCGCTGAGCAGGATGTGGCGGAAGTCGCCAAAAAAGTGGCGAAAGAGAAGTATGGGCTTGATGTTGAACTGGTCGGTTTCAGCGGCTCGCTGTTGCCGAACGATGCCACCAATCACGGTGAACTGGATGCCAACGTTTTCCAGCATCGTCCGTTCCTTGAGCAGGATAATCAGGCACACAACTATAAGCTGGTCGCGGTGGGGAATACCTTTGTCTTCCCGATGGCCGGTTATTCGAAAAAAATCAAAACGGTGGATCAACTGAAAGACGGCGCGACGGTGGCGATCCCGAACGATCCTACCAACCTCGGGCGTGCGCTGTTGCTGTTGCAAAAAGAGCAGTTGATTACCCTGAAAGAAGGAAAAGGTTTACTGCCGACGGCGCTGGATATTACCGCCAACCCGCGTCATTTACAGATTATGGAGCTGGAAGGGGCACAACTGCCGCGTGTACTGGACGACCCGAAAGTTGACGTGGCGATTATCAGCACCACTTACATTCAGCAAACCGGGCTTTCTCCGGTTCACGACAGCGTGTTTATCGAAGATAAAAATTCGCCGTATGTGAACATCCTCGTGGCGCGGGAAGACAATAAAGATGCGGAAAATGTGAAGGAATTTCTGGCCTCTTATCAGTCACCTGAGGTCGCCAAAGCGGCAGAAACGATCTTTAACGGCGGCGCGGTGCCGGGTTGGTAAGAGTGACCGTTGCCGCACCGGAGTCTGTCAGGCAGCTCTGGCGCGGCGGCGGGAATCCATTGAGATCAACACCACGGAAGACAGAATCAGCAGCGTGCCCAGCCAGTCCGGCAGGGTGAAGGTAATCCCCAACAAGAGCAACGACAGCAACGCGCTGCTCAGCGGTTCGGCGCAGCTTAAAATGCTCGCTTTCGGCCCACCAATCATCTGCGCCCCTTTCAGATACAGGCTGAACGTCAACGACGTGCCGATCACCACCAGATAAAAAAACGCCAGAATCAGGCTGCCATTGACCACAAAATCTGTGCCCTCACCGGCGTAAAACGGCAACAGGATCATCCCGCCGATTAACATACTCCAGCCGACAATCGGCAAGGTGCCGTAGCGCGCAATCAGCGTTGACGGGTAGGTGGTGTAAAACGCGGCGGCAAACGCTGAGGCAATCCCCCAGAACAGCGCGGCGGGTGAAATAGACAGTGAGGTCGGGTTGCCGTGCGTGACCAGCAAAAAGGTGCCGATGAGCGAGGTGAGGATTGCGGTCAGCACCAGCACGCCGGGACGGGCCTTACGCACCAGCGCGAACCACGCCACGATGATCGTTGGCGACAGAAATTGCAGCACCGTGGCAGTCGCGGCGTTAGATTTTTCGATGGTCAGCAGGAAGGTGAGTTGTACCGTCAGCGCGCCGACGACAGAAAAAATCAGCAGGCTCAGGGCGTCTTTGCGGTTTTTGAAAAGGGAAAAGATTTTGTCGCCGTGAACCACGGAGAGCATCAGCAGAATTAAGCCAGCAAATATCAGACGCGTCATGGTCAGAAATTGCGACGACATCTGGCTTTGCTCCATGATGTACTGCGCGCAGACCCCTGAACTTCCCCATAAAACGGCGGCAATCAGGACATTCAGCATCCCTCTTCTGGTGGACCCCATGTTTTCCTCGGCTTTGTTTTTTGGACGTTATTTGCAGGCATGATAACAGATAAGACAGAAGCGTTTCCCTCGCCATAACAGGTTGTTTATTCACGGTCTGCATGCAAATTCGAATCCAGGAGTTTTTGACATTGCGCGGGGGATGGCGGCGTTCTATTGTCAAAATGAAACTTCAGCAGGAAGGAACACATCATGGGTAAGCGTCGTGGTTTAACGGCTGTGCTGGCCACTCTGGTTTCTCTCTCTCTGTTTGCCGCGCCGGTTATGGCAAATCCGGGAAATGGCAACGGAAATGGTCATGGCGGCGGTCAGGGCAACAGCAGTGGCAACCAGGGGAATAAAGGTAACCAGGGGAACCATGGACAAAAAGGAAATCCGGCCCAGAAAAACAACGGTTCTTCCGATCATCGTAAAAATTACGGCAAACCCGATCACGTCGAGTCTGACATCAGTTTCGCGACAGCGCGTCATCTGGCGGTGAACTACGGCCTGACGGGATATGATTCTCTGCCTCCGGGAATCGCGAAAAACCTGGCACGAGGAAAACCGCTTCCTCCGGGGATCGCGAAAAAGGCGGTTCCGGCATCGATGCTGGGAGAACTCCCTTACTATCCGGGCTATGAGTGGAGAATCGTTGGGGATGATTTAGTGCTGATAGCGCTGAGTACCGCAGTGGTAACCGCAATTATCAACGGTGTGTTTGATTAATATCTTTTAAAGCCGGGGAAATCTCACCGGCTTTTGCATCAGAACGCAACGTTAACACCAATCATCGTGAAAGAATCGCACGTGCGTTGGCTTTTTTATTCACCGCGTAGGATCTGGCGGAAATGGGATACCAACGGGCGTTGATTGGCTTTATGCCAGGCAGCCCATAGTTGCGTGGAATAATTCATCCACGGCAATTCGCGTAATACCACGCCCTCCGGCGCATTGTGACGCAGGCTATGTTGAATTAATGCCAGACCTAATCCTGCAGCGACCAGACCTAATGCTGTCAGCGGTTCACCAGCTTCTAAACGAATATCGGGATTAAACCCGGCTTTGACACAGGCCGCGACAAAATCATCACGGGAATGGGCATCGTCATTATGAATAACGGCAATCCACTGCTGGTTGGCAAGCTGTGTTGCGACAAGGTTTTCTTCCTCCGCCAGCGGATGATTTTGCGGTAAGGCCAACAGCATGCGATCGTCCAGAACCTGAATGTATTCCAGATCCTGTTCACTGTCTGTGGGCGGTGTATCGACCAGTGAAAAATCGAGGCTGCGCTGGCGCAAACCTTCAATCTGGGTAGCCGGTGGCTGGCTGTAAAGCGCGATATGCACATCCGGGCGCGATAAGCGTAACGTACGCAACGCCGTAGAAAGCACGCCGGAATGCATGGCGTTTTCAATATAGCCAATACACAAGCCTCCATCTTCACCGCGTCCCAGACGTTTACCCAGTGATTCCAGACGATTGGCATGCGTCAGCAATGAGCGCGTTTCGGCGAGGAATGTCTGCCCATCAGCAGTCAGTCGGATACGTTGTTGATTGCGCTCAAACAGCATCAGTCCCAGGCGCTCTTCCAGTTGCGCAATCTGGCGGCTGAGCGGCGATTGCGAGATATGCAGTCGCTCAGCAGCACGTCCTACGTGCTCTTCTTCTGCGACCACCACGAAGTATTTCAGTTGGCGTAAATCAATCATGTCAGACCTCAAAGGACTTAAGTTAGACGAATTATGTCCTATCAAGTCACAACCTTGCAAGGTATTGTGAGCTCCGTCACAGGGCGATAGCAAAAAACGCCCGAACTAAACCCGAATACTTGAGGACATCTTATGAGCATTAAAAATTTACTTCCCGGCAAAATCGGCTTAGGCGGCGCGCCGCTCGGCAACATGTTCCGTGCCATTCCGGAAGAAGAGGCCCACGCCACCGTGAGCGAAGCCTGGAACCTGGGCGTGCGCTACTTTGACACCGCGCCGCTGTACGGCTCTGGCCTTTCTGAAATTCGTATGGGCGAAGCGCTGTCTCAGTATCCACGCGATGAATATGTTTTGAGCAGTAAAGTCGGCCGCATCATGCTGGACGAAATGGAAGATCCCGCCAAACGTGATTTTGGTGAGAAAGGCGGTCTTTTCGAACACGGCCTGAAGAACAAAATTCTGAATGACTACTCTGCCGATGCCACCCTGCGCTCGATTGAAGACAGCCTGAAACGCCTGAAAACGGACCATCTGGATATCGTCTGGATCCACGATCCGGCGCAGGACTTCTACGGTGACAGCTGGCTGGAGCAGTTCAATATTGCCCGTACGGGGGCATTTCGTGCGCTGACACGTTTGCGTGACGAGGGCGTGATCAAAGCGTGGGGACTGGGCGTGAACCGCGTTGAACCTTGTGAACTGACGCTGGCGCTTGATGAGCCGAAGCCGGATGCGTTCCTGCTGGCGGGTCGTTATTCCCTGTTGGATCACGAACGTGCACTGCAACGCCTGATGCCAGAAGCGCTGGAACATAACGTCGATATCGTCGTCGGCGGCCCTTACAGCTCCGGCGTACTGGCAGGTGGTGAGCACTTTGAATATCAGAAAGCCTCCCCGGCCATTAAGCAGAAAGTGGCGCAAATTCACGCCATTGCCGCGCATTTTAACGTCGATGTTAAAGCAGCGGCGCTGCAGTTCGCGCTGGCAAACCCTGCCGTCGCGGCGGTTATTCCTGGCTCCAGCCGTCCTGGCCGTATGGCGGAAGATCTGGCTGCGCTGAATGCAACCGTTCCGGCTGAATTCTGGACGGAAATGCGCCGTCAGGCTCTGGTTGCGGAAAACGCGCCGCTGCCGACCCGTTAATCAACCGAGTGAGAAAAAGATGAAACTGGATCTGACAGGTAAAGTCGCTGTGGTCAGCGGCTCAACCTCCGGTATTGGGCAGGGTATTGCCGCCGGACTGGCAAAAGCAGGCGCAACGGTGGTTGTCGTCGGGCGTAAACAGCGCGGCGTCGATGACGCGATGGCCGCGATTACGGCACAAAATCCTGCGGCGTCGCTGCGTGGCGTGGTGGCCGATCTCAGCACCGAACATGGCGTAAATGCGCTGATCGCCGCCGTTCCGACGACGGATGTGCTGGTCAATAATCTGGGGATTTTCAACGATAAAGATTTCTTCAGCGTTCCGGATGACGAGTGGCTGCACTTCTATAACGTCAACGTCCTCTCCGGCGTTCGTCTGGCGCGTCATTATGCGCCAGCCATGACGGAACAGGGCTGGGGGCGAATTATCTTTGTTTCGTCCGAATCGGGCGTGGCTATCCCCGGCGACATGATCAACTACGGCGTCACAAAAGCCGCGAATCTGGCGGTGTCCCACGGTCTGGCGAAGCGACTCGCCGGAACCGGTGTGACCGTTAACGCCATTCTGCCGGGGCCGACTTTTACCGATGGCCTGCAGGAGATGCTGGCGGACGCCGCCGCACAGTCCGGACGTAGCCCGCGTGAACAAGCCGACGAGTTTGTCAGAACGGCGCGCCCGAGCTCCATCATCCAGCGTGCGGCGGATGTGGAAGAAGTGGCGAATCTGGCGGTTTATCTCGCGTCTCCGCTCTCTTCGGCAACGACAGGGGCAGCCCTGCGCGTCGATGGCGGCGTCGTCGACACCCTGACAATGTAACCCTATAAATTTAAGAGAAAAATATCATGGCTAAGACAAGTGTATCGATTGAAATTCCGGCTTCTGCCGACGCAGTATGGCAACTGATGGGCGGCTTTGACGCGTTGCCGGACTGGCTGCCGTTCATCCCGAAAAGCGTGGTGACAGAAGGGGGGCGCGTGCGTTCGCTGACAACTTCCGACGGCGGTACCGTGATTGAGCGTCTGGAAGCGTTTGATAATCGTCAGCGCAGCTACACCTACTCCATTATTCAGGCGCCGTTTCCGGTGGTGAATTACCTCTCAACCATCACGGTTCATGAGACCGCCGACAGCCAGATTTCCCGCGTGGAATGGTCCGGCGAATTCACGCCGGTGAACGTATCTGACGAAGAGGCTCAGGCGCTGTTTACGGGCATCTACAGTGATGGTCTCAAGGCGCTGAAGGACAACTTTGTTTCCTGATTCGACCTGCAGGCGTCGGAGGATCCGACGCCTTATTATTAACTAAAACGCAATAGTCTATTGTCATTTGTATCATTTATGTCATCTGTAGACAGGCGTATTCTTCTTCCATCGCGTTAATCAACGCCAAATTATCACTTTATTCTGGGATATAAACATGAAAACTATTTTCGCTATTTTTACTGCCTCTCTGTTCTCTGCTGTGGCGTTTAACGCCTCTGCGCAAAGCGTTACGGCAACCGGCACCACGCTGGATTCCGCTGAAGCGGTCATCGCGCAAAAAGCCAAAGAGATGAATGCCTCTGAATACAAAATTACCAGTGCGCGCATGGGCAACACCGTCACCATGAGTGCAGAACTGTATAAATAATCGCGAGAGGAACCCATTATGTTATTCGATCACTATGCGCTGAATGCCTTGCCGTTAAAAAACCGGATTGTTATGCCGCCGATGACGCGTTCTCGCGCCGGGGCAGGCGACGTCGCGACTGACATGATGGCGGACTATTACGCACAGCGTGCCAGCGCAGGGCTCATCATTAGCGAAGGCACGCAAATCAGCCAACAGGGCCAGGGCTATGCCTGGACGCCTGGCATCTATTCCGAAGCGCAGATTGCTGGCTGGAAAAAAGTCACTGACGCCGTACACAAGGCGGGCGGTAAAATCTTTGCTCAGCTGTGGCACGTCGGTCGTGTTTCGCACACCGTTTTGCAGCCTGGCGGCGCGGCACCGGTCTCTTCTTCCGCCATTCAGGCGCCAGGGGTGAAAGTGTTTGTCGATGTTGAAGGGCGCGGTCCGGAAAATGGCGTCGGCGAGATGGTGCAGCATGACATGCCGCGAGCCCTGACGCGGGAAGAGATCCCGGCTATCGTCAATGACTATGCCCAGGCGGCGCGCAATGCTATCGCCGCAGGGTTCGACGGTATTGAACTGCACGGGGCGAACGGCTATCTGATCAACCAGTTCATTGACTCACAGGCCAACCTGCGTGATGACGACTACGGCGGCTCGCTGCAAAATCGTCTGCGCTTTATGCGAGAGGTGGTGACGGCGGTCTCTGCGGCAATTGGTAAAGAGCGAGTGGGCATTCGTCTCGCCCCGTTAACCACGCTGATGGGGTCAAAAGATGATACACCGGAAGCGACCTACCTG
The sequence above is drawn from the Citrobacter amalonaticus genome and encodes:
- the nlpA gene encoding lipoprotein NlpA — protein: MKLTIPHLRTGAAVLLAGLLLAGCDQQSSDAKHIKVGVINGAEQDVAEVAKKVAKEKYGLDVELVGFSGSLLPNDATNHGELDANVFQHRPFLEQDNQAHNYKLVAVGNTFVFPMAGYSKKIKTVDQLKDGATVAIPNDPTNLGRALLLLQKEQLITLKEGKGLLPTALDITANPRHLQIMELEGAQLPRVLDDPKVDVAIISTTYIQQTGLSPVHDSVFIEDKNSPYVNILVAREDNKDAENVKEFLASYQSPEVAKAAETIFNGGAVPGW
- a CDS encoding carboxylate/amino acid/amine transporter; its protein translation is MGSTRRGMLNVLIAAVLWGSSGVCAQYIMEQSQMSSQFLTMTRLIFAGLILLMLSVVHGDKIFSLFKNRKDALSLLIFSVVGALTVQLTFLLTIEKSNAATATVLQFLSPTIIVAWFALVRKARPGVLVLTAILTSLIGTFLLVTHGNPTSLSISPAALFWGIASAFAAAFYTTYPSTLIARYGTLPIVGWSMLIGGMILLPFYAGEGTDFVVNGSLILAFFYLVVIGTSLTFSLYLKGAQMIGGPKASILSCAEPLSSALLSLLLLGITFTLPDWLGTLLILSSVVLISMDSRRRARAA
- a CDS encoding anti-virulence regulator CigR family protein; this encodes MGKRRGLTAVLATLVSLSLFAAPVMANPGNGNGNGHGGGQGNSSGNQGNKGNQGNHGQKGNPAQKNNGSSDHRKNYGKPDHVESDISFATARHLAVNYGLTGYDSLPPGIAKNLARGKPLPPGIAKKAVPASMLGELPYYPGYEWRIVGDDLVLIALSTAVVTAIINGVFD
- a CDS encoding LysR substrate-binding domain-containing protein, with translation MIDLRQLKYFVVVAEEEHVGRAAERLHISQSPLSRQIAQLEERLGLMLFERNQQRIRLTADGQTFLAETRSLLTHANRLESLGKRLGRGEDGGLCIGYIENAMHSGVLSTALRTLRLSRPDVHIALYSQPPATQIEGLRQRSLDFSLVDTPPTDSEQDLEYIQVLDDRMLLALPQNHPLAEEENLVATQLANQQWIAVIHNDDAHSRDDFVAACVKAGFNPDIRLEAGEPLTALGLVAAGLGLALIQHSLRHNAPEGVVLRELPWMNYSTQLWAAWHKANQRPLVSHFRQILRGE
- a CDS encoding aldo/keto reductase, yielding MSIKNLLPGKIGLGGAPLGNMFRAIPEEEAHATVSEAWNLGVRYFDTAPLYGSGLSEIRMGEALSQYPRDEYVLSSKVGRIMLDEMEDPAKRDFGEKGGLFEHGLKNKILNDYSADATLRSIEDSLKRLKTDHLDIVWIHDPAQDFYGDSWLEQFNIARTGAFRALTRLRDEGVIKAWGLGVNRVEPCELTLALDEPKPDAFLLAGRYSLLDHERALQRLMPEALEHNVDIVVGGPYSSGVLAGGEHFEYQKASPAIKQKVAQIHAIAAHFNVDVKAAALQFALANPAVAAVIPGSSRPGRMAEDLAALNATVPAEFWTEMRRQALVAENAPLPTR
- a CDS encoding SDR family NAD(P)-dependent oxidoreductase translates to MKLDLTGKVAVVSGSTSGIGQGIAAGLAKAGATVVVVGRKQRGVDDAMAAITAQNPAASLRGVVADLSTEHGVNALIAAVPTTDVLVNNLGIFNDKDFFSVPDDEWLHFYNVNVLSGVRLARHYAPAMTEQGWGRIIFVSSESGVAIPGDMINYGVTKAANLAVSHGLAKRLAGTGVTVNAILPGPTFTDGLQEMLADAAAQSGRSPREQADEFVRTARPSSIIQRAADVEEVANLAVYLASPLSSATTGAALRVDGGVVDTLTM
- a CDS encoding SRPBCC family protein encodes the protein MAKTSVSIEIPASADAVWQLMGGFDALPDWLPFIPKSVVTEGGRVRSLTTSDGGTVIERLEAFDNRQRSYTYSIIQAPFPVVNYLSTITVHETADSQISRVEWSGEFTPVNVSDEEAQALFTGIYSDGLKALKDNFVS
- a CDS encoding DUF1471 domain-containing protein; translation: MKTIFAIFTASLFSAVAFNASAQSVTATGTTLDSAEAVIAQKAKEMNASEYKITSARMGNTVTMSAELYK
- a CDS encoding alkene reductase; translated protein: MLFDHYALNALPLKNRIVMPPMTRSRAGAGDVATDMMADYYAQRASAGLIISEGTQISQQGQGYAWTPGIYSEAQIAGWKKVTDAVHKAGGKIFAQLWHVGRVSHTVLQPGGAAPVSSSAIQAPGVKVFVDVEGRGPENGVGEMVQHDMPRALTREEIPAIVNDYAQAARNAIAAGFDGIELHGANGYLINQFIDSQANLRDDDYGGSLQNRLRFMREVVTAVSAAIGKERVGIRLAPLTTLMGSKDDTPEATYLAAASVLNDLGIAYIHIAEADWEDAPVMPAAFKEALRIIFHGTLIYSGKYTKARAEEALTNGWADLIGFGRPFIANPDLPHRLKNDLPLNAPIKERFFGGGKEGYLDYSAS